In the Mycoplasmoides gallisepticum genome, one interval contains:
- a CDS encoding DUF308 domain-containing protein — MSDTNKKEKTNNKQSLLNKKTKINIIVIFFVLAAVFIFLGALGFSIVGRSLRQVSNNNEIELTSTGVGLLAMGIIGVIFGLVFLISGICMCIMNYLVKVNLLKALQLEIIRETKKVKEQKLLTSSESDEHNVLKQEKIIPPKINYQPNIKLIPNQVNVPANNIKRQIFNRNIIANNNLVVNSNFNPQLKINNNQQLRLPNRFQQKPVHGFVNNQKNLMVRNQKPLTNINSMNQPNMSLNNKSKFPVQINSNQVNLRSPQVQNAQNNFQNKK; from the coding sequence ATGTCAGATACAAATAAAAAAGAAAAAACAAATAACAAACAATCTTTATTGAATAAGAAAACAAAAATTAATATTATTGTTATCTTTTTTGTTTTAGCTGCTGTTTTTATTTTTTTAGGCGCTTTAGGATTTAGTATTGTTGGTAGATCATTAAGACAGGTTTCTAATAACAACGAAATAGAACTAACATCAACTGGTGTTGGGTTACTAGCAATGGGAATAATTGGTGTAATCTTTGGTTTAGTTTTCTTAATAAGTGGAATCTGTATGTGTATAATGAACTATTTAGTAAAAGTTAATTTGCTTAAAGCGTTACAGTTAGAAATCATAAGAGAAACAAAGAAAGTCAAAGAACAAAAATTACTTACTTCTTCTGAAAGTGATGAACATAATGTATTAAAACAAGAAAAAATTATTCCGCCAAAAATCAATTATCAACCTAATATTAAATTAATACCAAACCAAGTTAATGTACCAGCTAATAATATAAAACGTCAGATTTTTAATCGAAATATTATTGCTAACAATAATTTAGTAGTTAATTCGAATTTCAATCCGCAATTAAAAATTAATAATAATCAACAATTAAGACTACCTAATAGATTTCAACAAAAACCAGTGCATGGATTCGTTAATAACCAGAAAAATCTGATGGTTCGAAATCAAAAGCCATTAACGAATATAAATTCAATGAATCAACCTAATATGTCATTGAATAATAAAAGTAAATTCCCTGTTCAAATTAATTCTAACCAAGTTAATTTAAGAAGCCCTCAAGTTCAGAATGCTCAAAATAATTTTCAAAATAAAAAATAG
- a CDS encoding aldehyde dehydrogenase family protein, translating to MKEEIFGLIIPIIKYENIDGLIQQFKTKDRALALYMFSNNKDITNKVFSCLEFGGGAINDTVIHIASSNTPFGGVSASGMGNYHGYFGFKTFSYAKTILTKGKIGNNLRYRPYTNQKFELIKKNFK from the coding sequence ATGAAAGAAGAGATATTTGGTCTGATTATTCCAATTATTAAGTATGAAAATATCGATGGTTTGATTCAACAGTTTAAAACTAAAGACCGAGCATTAGCTTTGTATATGTTTAGTAATAACAAAGATATTACGAACAAAGTGTTTAGTTGTTTAGAATTTGGTGGTGGAGCTATCAACGACACTGTTATTCATATAGCCAGTAGCAATACACCTTTTGGTGGAGTTAGTGCTAGTGGAATGGGTAATTATCATGGCTATTTTGGTTTTAAAACCTTTAGTTATGCCAAGACAATATTAACCAAAGGAAAGATTGGCAACAACTTAAGATATCGTCCGTATACTAATCAAAAATTCGAGTTGATTAAAAAAAATTTTAAGTAA
- a CDS encoding putative immunoglobulin-blocking virulence protein: MLNSKKRKIIKLVTLSATSLTVAGGTTLGIVYSQNTGTNNDSLVQRQNKITLNGSGKAQDAYNSNRDNNLPEVEKPDTKAPVVIDKPKPEPVPEPIPQPEPKKPTIEDMLPQSSEGFVNINDLPDLDFSTLKPVKTPKGQLSETDKRTIKTAISTLVDLTKNLPSHFSKEEIAQINKAINDIRKLNAYTKNEKDNDWSSLLNGLIVNDGRTTEEKANAIGWPYKDNRHNYSLSFKLMWENYQRDLESMLAKGMVPSLQWGSFGNVWGFADHSDNVVRNKLIADNNSRYFPYNTEYKRTSGVIRNLDYEGFKKQDATDRFTEYGASSNKGITVLEYTPEGEFAKSKVQGNRLIAVLDASNREGYNSFLKFLQDATRAGRKIDGIVIKNMGLIDKHQDFSQILAQMPDSIQKLTLFFEGKDTSSLIGLKDKKIQEIDLYNSSNTIADDWAINPYALKGVKNITFDYNYDIGFPGIPGNNRDMPGSIVFNTLKFDKGMSLSQINEGLKIALNDRFGERIFQGQFGDGSWPTYLDFSNLPEIKSLQGMNFYGRVFKKLTLYNNSNVFTVDSKTLHQQQWSALLIKGPDRPKLMFVSPQKVDTLYIQGNAVDLGNNWGPELYGLIESGKYVFQKVYVDNETMENTLNSSQAFTTFGKRAIVKPRNFDTNGVNSENISFE, encoded by the coding sequence ATGTTAAATTCTAAAAAACGAAAGATCATTAAATTGGTTACTTTATCAGCGACTTCATTAACCGTAGCAGGTGGAACAACTTTAGGGATTGTTTATAGTCAAAATACAGGTACCAATAACGACAGCTTAGTTCAAAGACAAAACAAAATTACCTTAAATGGTAGTGGTAAAGCCCAAGATGCTTATAATTCTAACCGGGATAATAACTTACCTGAAGTAGAAAAACCTGATACTAAAGCTCCGGTTGTAATAGACAAACCTAAACCTGAACCTGTTCCAGAACCAATTCCTCAACCTGAACCTAAAAAACCAACAATAGAAGATATGTTGCCTCAATCTTCTGAAGGTTTTGTTAATATAAATGATTTACCTGATTTAGATTTTAGTACGCTCAAACCTGTGAAAACTCCTAAAGGTCAATTAAGCGAAACAGATAAAAGAACTATCAAAACAGCAATAAGTACTTTAGTTGATTTAACAAAAAATTTGCCATCTCATTTTTCTAAAGAGGAAATTGCACAAATTAATAAAGCAATTAATGACATAAGAAAATTAAATGCTTATACAAAAAATGAAAAAGATAATGATTGAAGTTCTTTATTAAATGGTTTAATTGTAAATGATGGTAGAACTACCGAAGAAAAAGCAAATGCTATTGGCTGACCTTATAAAGATAATCGGCACAATTATTCTTTATCATTTAAATTAATGTGAGAAAACTATCAAAGAGATCTTGAAAGTATGTTAGCTAAAGGTATGGTTCCTAGTTTACAATGAGGTTCATTCGGTAATGTTTGAGGTTTTGCTGATCATAGTGATAACGTAGTAAGAAATAAATTAATTGCAGACAATAATAGTAGATATTTTCCTTACAATACAGAATATAAAAGAACTTCTGGTGTAATTCGTAATTTAGATTACGAAGGATTTAAAAAACAAGACGCAACTGATAGATTTACTGAATATGGAGCAAGTAGTAATAAAGGAATTACTGTTTTAGAATATACACCTGAAGGCGAATTTGCCAAAAGTAAAGTTCAAGGCAATCGTTTAATAGCTGTTTTAGATGCATCAAATAGAGAGGGATACAATAGTTTCCTTAAATTCTTACAAGATGCAACAAGAGCAGGCAGAAAAATTGATGGAATTGTAATTAAAAATATGGGTCTTATTGATAAGCACCAAGACTTTAGCCAAATTCTTGCTCAAATGCCTGATTCAATTCAAAAATTAACGCTATTTTTCGAAGGCAAAGACACTTCATCATTAATTGGTTTGAAAGACAAAAAAATTCAAGAAATTGATTTATATAATTCAAGCAATACTATAGCTGATGATTGAGCTATAAATCCTTATGCACTTAAAGGAGTAAAAAATATTACTTTTGATTATAACTATGACATAGGTTTTCCTGGCATACCTGGTAATAATCGTGATATGCCTGGATCAATAGTATTTAATACTTTAAAATTTGATAAAGGTATGTCATTAAGTCAAATTAATGAAGGACTTAAAATTGCTCTTAACGATAGATTTGGTGAGAGAATCTTCCAAGGTCAATTTGGAGATGGCTCATGACCTACTTATTTAGATTTTTCTAATCTTCCAGAAATCAAAAGTTTACAAGGTATGAATTTCTATGGTAGAGTATTTAAAAAATTAACCCTTTATAACAATTCGAATGTCTTTACTGTAGATAGTAAAACTTTACATCAACAACAATGATCAGCTTTATTAATTAAAGGACCCGATCGTCCTAAGTTAATGTTTGTTTCTCCTCAAAAAGTTGATACACTTTATATACAAGGTAACGCGGTTGATTTAGGCAATAATTGAGGTCCAGAACTTTATGGATTAATTGAATCAGGAAAATATGTTTTCCAAAAAGTTTATGTAGATAATGAAACGATGGAAAATACATTAAATAGTTCTCAAGCCTTTACTACTTTTGGTAAAAGAGCAATTGTAAAACCAAGAAACTTTGATACTAATGGAGTAAATAGTGAAAACATCTCGTTTGAATAA
- the ligA gene encoding NAD-dependent DNA ligase LigA, with amino-acid sequence MIEKKNESIKEIIEDLVKKLTKWEHEYYVLSNPSVSDEVYDNTYRTLLGYERKYPQYVLSYSPTQRVGSSISNKFIKVKHDYLMLSLGNCFNFEELLNFNENIAKISKQEDNPYVLEPKIDGLSISLIYLDGVLSEALTRGDGVFGESVIANIKTIKTIPLKINTTIKKIVIRGEVYVSNQDFEAINASRDEDKKFANSRNYASGSLRNIDVSEVAKRKLNAFFYYIPNAYELGFETQYQVIQQLKEWGFNVAKEIKLFSNIKELYTSLKELENNKNKLDYRIDGAVIKYNNFKDYEIIGYTSKFPKWAIAYKFAPTQVQTQLKDIILNVGRTGKLTFVAQLAPIELEGSIITYATLHNLEYINDLDIRINDYVYLIKAAEIIPKVIGVNLDKRPNNAKKLEFDYNCPSCHQPLVKKPEEVDWYCIYDQCKQKQLQYLIYYCSKPIMNIEGLSESTLALFFNTKVNDVIRECNELITNQNVSEDLSLFKLLDNEEQTFVNSVLDIYQLERYKEIIIKPWLKKGFSKSSLKYNFRFQEKSFDKLINSINESKNRELYRLLAALNIKYIGIATAKSIANTYHDIDQLKNLTVEDYMRLADISSITANSLFSFFSDEKNWELIEQLKTLSINTKDEINNDLVDSSSIYYDKKFVITGSFSISRNDIIKKLSLKYKIKFVSGVSKNVDFVLAGNSPTAKKINQAKVLNIPIIQEEIWNK; translated from the coding sequence ATGATTGAAAAGAAAAACGAAAGTATTAAAGAGATAATCGAAGATTTAGTTAAAAAATTAACTAAATGAGAACATGAGTATTATGTTTTATCTAACCCAAGTGTTTCAGATGAAGTATATGATAATACTTATCGAACTTTACTAGGTTATGAAAGAAAATACCCACAATACGTTTTAAGTTATTCCCCCACTCAAAGAGTGGGATCATCAATTAGCAATAAGTTCATTAAAGTTAAACATGATTACTTGATGTTATCATTGGGCAACTGCTTTAATTTTGAAGAGTTGCTTAACTTTAATGAAAATATTGCTAAGATAAGTAAACAAGAAGATAATCCTTACGTGTTAGAACCTAAGATTGATGGTTTATCAATCTCATTAATTTATCTTGACGGCGTGTTATCTGAAGCGCTTACTAGGGGTGATGGGGTTTTTGGTGAGAGTGTGATAGCTAATATCAAAACAATTAAAACAATCCCATTAAAAATTAATACAACGATCAAAAAGATCGTTATCCGTGGAGAGGTCTACGTAAGTAATCAAGACTTTGAAGCAATTAATGCTTCAAGAGATGAAGATAAGAAGTTTGCGAACTCTAGAAACTATGCTTCTGGAAGTTTAAGAAACATTGATGTTAGTGAAGTTGCCAAACGTAAACTTAATGCGTTCTTTTATTATATTCCCAACGCTTATGAACTAGGTTTTGAAACCCAGTATCAAGTGATCCAACAGTTAAAAGAATGAGGCTTTAATGTTGCTAAAGAGATTAAGTTATTTAGCAACATTAAAGAACTTTACACCAGTCTTAAAGAACTAGAAAACAACAAGAATAAATTAGATTATCGAATCGATGGAGCTGTAATCAAATATAACAACTTCAAGGATTATGAAATAATCGGTTACACCTCTAAGTTTCCCAAATGAGCAATCGCATACAAGTTTGCACCTACTCAGGTGCAAACCCAATTAAAAGATATTATCCTTAACGTTGGTCGAACTGGAAAACTAACTTTTGTTGCACAACTAGCCCCAATTGAATTAGAAGGTTCGATTATCACTTATGCAACTTTACATAACTTAGAGTATATCAACGACCTAGATATCAGGATTAATGACTACGTATATTTAATTAAGGCTGCTGAGATCATCCCTAAGGTGATTGGTGTAAATCTAGATAAACGACCGAATAATGCTAAAAAACTTGAGTTTGATTACAACTGTCCAAGTTGTCATCAACCTCTAGTAAAAAAACCTGAAGAGGTTGATTGATATTGTATTTATGATCAATGTAAACAAAAGCAATTGCAATATCTAATCTATTATTGTTCTAAACCAATAATGAACATTGAAGGTTTGAGTGAAAGCACTTTAGCTTTATTCTTTAATACTAAAGTTAATGATGTTATTAGAGAATGTAATGAATTAATCACCAATCAAAATGTTAGTGAAGATCTTAGTTTATTTAAGTTATTAGATAATGAAGAACAAACGTTTGTTAATAGCGTTTTAGATATTTATCAATTAGAACGATACAAAGAGATTATTATCAAACCTTGGCTTAAGAAGGGGTTTTCTAAATCATCTTTAAAATATAACTTTAGATTTCAAGAGAAATCGTTTGATAAATTAATTAACAGTATTAATGAATCTAAAAACCGAGAATTATATCGGTTATTGGCTGCACTTAATATTAAATATATTGGAATAGCAACAGCGAAGTCGATTGCTAATACATATCACGATATTGATCAACTTAAAAACTTAACTGTTGAAGATTACATGCGATTAGCTGATATTAGCAGCATAACTGCTAATTCACTATTTAGTTTTTTCTCAGATGAAAAAAATTGGGAATTAATTGAACAATTAAAAACTTTATCGATTAACACTAAAGATGAGATCAATAATGATTTAGTTGATAGTTCATCTATCTACTATGATAAAAAGTTTGTAATCACTGGTTCTTTTAGTATCTCACGAAACGACATTATTAAAAAACTATCTTTAAAATACAAAATTAAGTTTGTAAGTGGTGTGTCTAAAAACGTTGATTTTGTTTTAGCGGGTAACAGTCCAACAGCTAAAAAAATTAACCAAGCCAAAGTGCTAAATATTCCGATCATTCAAGAAGAAATCTGGAACAAATAG